A single genomic interval of Gouania willdenowi chromosome 22, fGouWil2.1, whole genome shotgun sequence harbors:
- the tc2n gene encoding tandem C2 domains nuclear protein, which produces MECLKNCCKNLTKKKVVEPEAQVITLKIPTKASEACGHPADEGRCLVTEDYLLSKLPPDGREVPFVLPTFRATYVQPTSPQYPNLQPGLQSSARCTYTARKAELMTSNQIPYSSESSLHHHDITEFASPGSTRRDTLRNRTSSPQCSPGWSLKPSGQQRLSSSMFDLSSPQSYKQRLDSDSSTISSTFSSTRGSVESSLDSITLSGDERELGKVCVRLSYQEAVEQVWITLVQCSNLNLHLDSLEQQKIGIKAIITIPKPVHFKSSIKEYSQNVIFMETFVFALHLQQLHCSALVLRLQTHNPKKRTVAESILSLRQLSSHETEHWLELHPPSKSLVCHSELHLTTCFQPVNGRIQLQILAAQNLPACSSPLTQVFYVKVEMFQSGQVVMKKKTRVIKASGGRCQWAETFHLLLSALDQDCSLLVKLYSRSSIRRKRCLGQVQLGLDSPVPEAVEQWKDMMAHPEKLVTAWYRLSSS; this is translated from the exons ATGGAGTGCCTCAAAAACTGCTGCAAGAACCTCACAAAGAAGAAGGTGGTTGAGCCCGAGGCTCAAG TGATCACCCTGAAGATTCCCACTAAGGCGTCTGAGGCCTGTGGACACCCAGCAGATGAAGGCAGATGTTTGGTCACAGAGGACTACCTGCTTTCCAAACTGCCCCCAGACGGCAGAGAGGTGCCATTTGTCCTGCCAACATTCAGAGCCACATATGTCCAACCCACATCCCCACAGTACCCAAACCTACAGCCTGGACTGCAAA GTTCAGCTCGCTGCACCTACACAGCCAGGAAGGCAGAGCTCATGACGTCCAATCAGATCCCCTACAGCTCTGAGTCCAGCTTACATCACCATGACATCACAGAGTTTGCCTCGCCGGGTTCGACCCGTAGAGACACGCTGAGAAACAGAACCTCCAGTCCTCAGTGCAGCCCAG GCTGGAGTCTGAAACCCAGCGGTCAGCAGCGACTGAGCAGCTCCATGTTTGATCTGTCTAGTCCTCAGAGTTATAAACAG CGCCTTGACTCTGATTCGAGCACTATAAGCAGCACATTCTCATCCACCAGGGGCTCAGTGGAGAGCAGCTTGG ACTCCATTACTCTGTCAGGCGATGAGCGGGAGCTGGGAAAGGTGTGTGTACGGCTGAGCTATCAGGAGGCTGTGGAGCAGGTGTGGATCACCCTGGTGCAG TGTTCAAACCTCAACCTTCATCTGGATTCCTTGGAGCAACAGAAGATTGGCATTAAAGCAATCATCACCATTCCCAAACCTGTACATTTCAAGAGCTCCATTAAAGAATACAGCCAG AATGTGATCTTCATGGAGACCTTTGTGTTTGCGCTGCACCTACAGCAGTTGCATTGTAGTGCCTTGGTGCTACGGCTACAGACTCACAACCCCAAGAAACGTACCGTGGCCGAGTCCATTTTGTCATTGCGGCAACTTAGTTCCCACGAGACAGAGCACTGGCTGGAGCTTCATCCTCCATCCAAATCCTTG GTTTGCCACTCTGAGCTGCACCTCACCACCTGCTTTCAACCAGTCAATGGACGCATCCAACTTCAAATCCTTGCTGCTCAAAACCTCCCAGCATGCTCCTCACCACTGACCCAAG TGTTTTACGTCAAAGTGGAGATGTTCCAATCAGGTCAGGTGGTGATGAAGAAAAAGACCCGTGTAATTAAAGCGTCTGGTGGTCGGTGTCAGTGGGCGGAGACGTTTCACTTGCTTCTGTCTGCTTTGGACCAGGACTGCTCGCTTTTGGTCAAGCTTTACAGTCGCAGCTCCATCAGGAGGAAGCGGTGTCTCGGACAg GTTCAGCTGGGATTGGACAGCCCAGTACCAGAGGCTGTGGAGCAGTGGAAGGACATGATGGCTCATCCTGAGAAACTGGTGACAGCGTGGTACAGACTGAGCTCCTCCTAG